From Pseudomonas fluorescens, one genomic window encodes:
- a CDS encoding glycosyltransferase family 2 protein, whose amino-acid sequence MKISLVVPVFNEEQTIALFYHAVRRELQLDDAEVEIVFINDGSVDGTAQQIAALAQVDDQVVAINFSRNFGKEPALFAGLEYATGDAVIPMDVDLQDPINVIPQLVEAWHKGADVVLAKRRDRASDGYLKRHSASLFYQLLNRISYTRIEENVGDFRLMDRKVVDVIRTLPEHQLFMKGVLSWAGFNTVVVEYQRAPRVAGSSKFNGWKLWNLALEGVTSFSTVPLRLWSYVGGAISIFAVLYAVYMVLDKIFFGNSVPGYPSLMTAILFLGGVQLIGIGILGEYIGRIYIEAKHRPRYVVKDIVRRSSETTEKAVLQRIV is encoded by the coding sequence ATGAAGATCTCGCTGGTGGTTCCGGTGTTCAACGAAGAACAGACCATCGCGCTGTTCTATCACGCTGTGCGTCGCGAGTTGCAGTTGGATGATGCCGAGGTGGAGATCGTCTTTATCAACGACGGCAGCGTCGACGGCACCGCGCAACAGATTGCGGCCCTGGCGCAGGTCGATGACCAGGTAGTGGCGATCAATTTCTCGCGCAACTTCGGCAAGGAGCCGGCGCTGTTCGCCGGCCTCGAGTACGCCACGGGCGACGCGGTGATCCCGATGGATGTCGACCTGCAGGACCCGATCAACGTCATCCCGCAGTTGGTCGAAGCGTGGCACAAAGGCGCGGACGTGGTGTTGGCCAAGCGTCGGGATCGAGCCAGTGACGGCTATCTGAAACGCCACAGTGCCAGCCTGTTCTATCAGTTATTGAATCGGATTTCCTACACCCGCATCGAGGAAAACGTCGGCGACTTTCGGTTGATGGACCGCAAGGTAGTGGACGTGATTCGCACCTTGCCCGAGCACCAGCTATTCATGAAAGGCGTGCTGTCCTGGGCAGGGTTCAACACGGTGGTGGTGGAGTACCAGCGCGCCCCACGAGTGGCCGGCAGCAGCAAGTTCAACGGCTGGAAACTGTGGAACCTGGCGCTGGAAGGGGTGACCTCCTTCAGCACCGTCCCGCTGCGCCTGTGGAGCTACGTCGGCGGGGCGATCTCGATTTTTGCCGTGCTCTACGCGGTGTACATGGTGCTGGACAAGATTTTCTTCGGCAACAGCGTGCCCGGCTACCCGTCGTTGATGACCGCGATTCTGTTTCTCGGCGGGGTGCAGTTGATCGGCATCGGCATCCTCGGCGAGTACATCGGACGCATCTATATCGAGGCCAAGCATCGGCCGCGGTATGTGGTCAAGGACATCGTCAGGCGCAGCTCTGAAACGACTGAAAAGGCTGTGCTGCAACGGATTGTATGA
- a CDS encoding GtrA family protein: protein MGQVWKGFSSYTVIGVANTLIHWQVFFLLSVALDWRQARSNLIAFCVAASFSFYMNALYTFDHKLSVGGYLLFMAAMGALSYGVGHLGDLWRLHGLLTVALFSALSLVLGFFISKYVVFRERAA, encoded by the coding sequence ATGGGACAGGTGTGGAAAGGTTTTTCCAGCTACACGGTAATTGGCGTCGCCAATACCCTCATTCACTGGCAGGTTTTTTTCCTGCTCAGTGTCGCGCTCGATTGGCGCCAGGCACGCAGCAATCTCATCGCCTTCTGCGTTGCCGCCTCGTTTTCCTTCTACATGAATGCGCTATACACCTTCGACCACAAGCTGTCGGTGGGCGGTTACCTGCTGTTCATGGCGGCGATGGGCGCATTGAGCTACGGCGTCGGCCATCTGGGTGATCTGTGGCGCTTGCATGGGTTGCTGACGGTGGCGCTGTTTTCGGCGCTGAGCCTGGTGCTGGGTTTCTTCATTTCCAAATACGTGGTGTTTCGCGAGCGTGCCGCATGA
- a CDS encoding putative quinol monooxygenase, translating into MLKVIAEDFIQPEHIETVRPWYAELVEKTRQEPACIAYDLFVDQRDPGHFIFIEQWPDQAALDAHCQTEHFRRLVPQINRHQAREGVVVLMDGFSAQRSE; encoded by the coding sequence ATGCTCAAAGTCATCGCCGAAGACTTCATCCAACCCGAACACATCGAGACCGTGCGCCCGTGGTACGCCGAACTGGTGGAGAAAACCCGCCAGGAACCCGCGTGCATCGCCTACGATCTGTTTGTCGACCAGCGCGACCCGGGGCATTTCATCTTCATCGAACAATGGCCGGACCAGGCGGCGCTCGATGCACATTGCCAGACCGAGCACTTCCGGCGGTTGGTGCCGCAGATCAATCGGCATCAGGCGCGAGAAGGTGTGGTGGTGTTGATGGATGGATTCAGCGCTCAGCGTTCGGAATAA
- a CDS encoding amino acid permease, translating to MPVGNHQPHGETAQGGPLKRELGERHIRLMALGACIGVGLFLGSAKAIEMAGPAIMLSYIIGGLAILVIMRALGEMAVHNPVAGSFSRYAQDYLGPLAGFLTGWNYWFLWLVTCVAEITAVAVYMGIWFPDVPRWIWALAALISMGSINLIAVKAFGEFEFWFALIKIVTIVAMVVGGIGVIAFGFGNDGVALGISNLWTHGGFMPNGVQGVLMSLQMVMFAYLGVEMIGLTAGEAKNPQKTIPDAIGSVFWRILLFYVGALFVILSIYPWNEIGTQGSPFVMTFERLGIKTAAGIINFVVITAALSSCNGGIFSTGRMLYSLAQNGQAPAGFAKTSSNGVPRRALLLSIGALLLGVLLNYLVPEKVFVWVTAIATFGAIWTWVMILLAQLKFRQGLSASERAALKYRMWLYPISSYLALAFLVLVVGLMAYFPETRIALYVGPAFLVLLTVLFYAFKLHPTSVSQATVRQTA from the coding sequence ATGCCAGTCGGCAATCACCAGCCCCACGGCGAGACCGCTCAAGGCGGCCCGCTCAAACGCGAACTCGGCGAACGGCATATTCGCTTGATGGCGCTTGGCGCCTGTATCGGTGTCGGTCTGTTCCTCGGTTCGGCCAAGGCCATCGAAATGGCCGGCCCGGCAATCATGCTCTCCTACATCATCGGCGGTCTGGCGATCCTGGTGATCATGCGCGCCCTCGGTGAGATGGCCGTGCACAACCCGGTGGCGGGCTCGTTCAGCCGTTACGCGCAAGACTACCTGGGCCCATTGGCGGGTTTTCTAACCGGCTGGAACTACTGGTTCCTGTGGCTGGTGACCTGCGTGGCGGAAATTACCGCGGTGGCGGTGTACATGGGCATCTGGTTCCCCGATGTGCCGCGCTGGATCTGGGCGCTCGCTGCGCTGATCAGCATGGGCTCGATCAACCTGATCGCGGTCAAGGCGTTCGGTGAGTTCGAGTTCTGGTTCGCCCTGATCAAGATTGTCACCATCGTCGCCATGGTCGTGGGCGGTATCGGGGTGATTGCCTTTGGCTTCGGCAACGACGGCGTGGCCCTGGGCATTTCCAACCTGTGGACCCATGGCGGCTTCATGCCCAATGGCGTGCAAGGCGTGCTGATGTCCCTGCAGATGGTGATGTTCGCCTACCTGGGCGTAGAGATGATCGGCCTGACCGCCGGTGAAGCGAAGAACCCGCAGAAGACCATCCCCGATGCGATCGGCTCGGTCTTCTGGCGGATTCTGCTGTTCTACGTGGGTGCGCTGTTCGTGATCCTGTCGATCTACCCATGGAACGAAATCGGCACCCAGGGCAGCCCGTTCGTGATGACCTTCGAGCGCCTGGGCATCAAGACCGCCGCCGGCATCATCAACTTCGTGGTGATCACCGCGGCGCTGTCGTCCTGCAACGGCGGCATCTTCAGCACCGGGCGCATGCTCTACAGCCTGGCGCAGAACGGTCAGGCCCCGGCCGGGTTTGCCAAGACTTCGAGCAACGGCGTGCCGCGTCGTGCTTTGCTGCTGTCGATCGGCGCGCTGCTGCTGGGCGTGCTGCTGAACTACCTGGTACCGGAAAAAGTCTTCGTCTGGGTCACTGCCATCGCCACCTTCGGCGCCATCTGGACCTGGGTCATGATCCTGTTGGCTCAACTGAAATTCCGCCAGGGCCTGAGCGCCTCTGAGCGTGCGGCGCTGAAGTACCGCATGTGGCTGTACCCGATCAGCTCCTACCTGGCGCTGGCGTTCCTGGTACTGGTGGTGGGCCTGATGGCGTACTTCCCTGAGACCCGCATCGCGCTGTACGTCGGCCCGGCGTTCCTGGTGCTGCTGACCGTGCTGTTCTATGCCTTCAAGCTGCATCCGACCAGTGTGTCCCAAGCCACAGTGCGTCAGACGGCGTAA
- a CDS encoding glycosyltransferase family 39 protein, whose translation MNAGTGEAGVVMIERWTLHRMGVIGLVGLALLARFHGITEPVIWYDEGFSLLLSQRSPALIWTTTAGDVHPPLYYVVLHYWTALLGRSVLSVRSLSALADVGTLLLCIKLMSLLVSRRAALIAGVLFALLPLAVRYSQEVRMYTLLGLWLMAATVVLVCWGRQPYSRRYPLLYVLLMAAAFYTHYFAALCVLVHWLYWSGLGSGEPVLLPVRRWLLVNVAIVLLYMPWLPNFVEQARTMKGLEWIPPMTWQTLPDFISQSTVMTTPAEGGWWGGLIVSALMIVCAVRVLTDRRIDRRSALLLVAYFFVPVVVVFLLSWAVPIFIPRYLVFAAVGLPMLVAITLDRIAARWPIAALLCLCLFAAAQWSGLQRVYAQQDGLNGTLPRKMVRLDSIAEGIRREFQAGDEIVIDDLFWYLPFSYYNDTGIQPRLYVSRLPSGKPSGPLAYGGWLVIPQRLDWIFFSDVSALEPVAKRVWWVAHKNPRIYTVTFPKGWKQTQTIDGGDIEARLFIPNAER comes from the coding sequence ATGAACGCAGGGACAGGCGAGGCGGGTGTCGTGATGATCGAGCGCTGGACGCTGCATCGCATGGGGGTGATCGGGCTGGTTGGCCTGGCATTGCTCGCCAGGTTCCATGGGATTACCGAGCCGGTGATCTGGTACGACGAAGGCTTCAGCCTGCTGTTGAGCCAGCGTTCGCCCGCGCTGATCTGGACCACCACGGCGGGCGATGTGCATCCGCCGTTGTACTACGTGGTCTTGCACTACTGGACGGCGCTATTGGGCCGCAGCGTGCTGTCGGTACGCAGCCTGAGCGCGCTCGCCGATGTCGGAACGCTGCTGTTGTGCATCAAGCTGATGAGCTTGCTGGTCAGTCGGCGTGCCGCACTGATCGCAGGCGTGTTGTTCGCACTGCTGCCGCTTGCCGTGCGCTACAGCCAGGAAGTGCGCATGTACACGTTGCTCGGCCTGTGGCTGATGGCGGCCACGGTCGTGTTGGTGTGTTGGGGGCGACAGCCGTACTCCAGACGTTATCCATTGTTGTATGTGCTGCTGATGGCAGCGGCCTTTTACACCCACTACTTTGCCGCGCTGTGTGTGCTGGTGCATTGGCTGTATTGGTCTGGGCTGGGCAGTGGCGAACCGGTGTTGCTGCCGGTGCGCAGATGGTTGTTGGTCAATGTGGCGATTGTCTTGCTTTATATGCCTTGGTTGCCGAACTTTGTTGAGCAGGCGCGGACAATGAAGGGGCTGGAGTGGATCCCGCCGATGACGTGGCAGACGTTGCCAGATTTCATCAGCCAAAGCACGGTAATGACAACGCCCGCCGAAGGCGGATGGTGGGGCGGATTGATCGTATCGGCGTTGATGATTGTCTGCGCTGTCCGGGTATTGACTGATCGGCGTATTGATCGGCGTTCGGCGCTGCTGCTGGTCGCTTATTTTTTCGTGCCGGTTGTTGTGGTGTTCCTGCTGTCATGGGCGGTGCCGATTTTCATCCCCAGATACCTGGTGTTTGCCGCCGTCGGCCTGCCGATGCTGGTTGCCATCACTCTGGATCGAATCGCTGCACGCTGGCCTATCGCTGCGCTGTTGTGCCTGTGTCTATTCGCAGCCGCACAGTGGAGTGGACTGCAGCGCGTGTATGCGCAACAGGACGGACTGAACGGCACCCTACCGCGCAAAATGGTCAGGCTGGACAGTATTGCCGAGGGGATAAGGCGCGAGTTTCAGGCGGGAGATGAAATCGTCATAGATGACTTGTTCTGGTATTTGCCGTTCAGTTATTACAACGACACCGGGATTCAGCCACGGCTTTATGTGTCCAGGTTGCCCAGCGGAAAGCCCAGCGGGCCGCTCGCCTATGGCGGCTGGTTGGTCATTCCTCAGCGCCTGGACTGGATTTTTTTCAGCGATGTCTCGGCATTGGAGCCCGTTGCGAAAAGAGTCTGGTGGGTGGCCCACAAGAATCCAAGGATATATACCGTGACATTCCCCAAAGGCTGGAAACAGACGCAGACAATCGATGGCGGTGACATCGAGGCGCGGCTGTTTATTCCGAACGCTGAGCGCTGA